CGTCACCAGCGCGACGTATCGGCAATCGTCGCAGTTCCGAGCGGAGATGGCCGCCGTGGACGCCGACAATCGCTTGCTCTGGCGGATGAATCGCCAGCGGCTCGACGCCGAATCGGTGCGCGACGCCACGCTGCAGATCACCGGCAAGCTCGACCTCGCCATGGGGGGCCCGTCCGTGCAACAGTTCGTGCAATCGCCCGGCATCCACGTCACGCCGATCGTCGACTACGACGCCTTCGACGTCGATAGCCCGGCGAGCTGCCGGCGGAGCATCTATCGCTTTTTGTTCCGCACGCTGCCCGATCCCTTCATGGAGTCGATGGATTGTCCCGATGCGTCGCAGCTCGCGCCGACGCGCTCGTCATCGGTCACCGCGCTCCAGGCGCTGGCCATGCTCAACAATCGCTTCATGGTGCGCCAGTGCGAACACTTCGCCGATCGCGTGGCGTCCTCGAGCAATGACATCTGCCAACAGGTGGCCGCGGCCTTCGAGCTGGCATTGGGGCGCCCTCCCACGAAGGAAGAGACCGACCTGCTCGCGCGGCATGCCACGCAGCATGGCCTGGCCAACGTCTGCCGGCTGCTGCTCAACAGCAACGAGTTCATGTTCGTCAACTGAGAACCGCGTCATGCGCCGCATCGAAGCCACTCCCCACCCCTCGCGACGCGACTTCCTCTGGAACGTCGGCGGTGGACTAGGTGGCATCGCGCTGGGACACATGCTCGCCGAGCAATCGCTGCTCGCCGATACGCCCCAGCCGCGTGCCGATCTCAACGGTGGGCTGCACCATCGCGCCAAGGTGAAGCGCATCGTGCAGTTGTTCATGAACGGCGGCGCCAGTCCCCCCGACACGTTCGATTACAAGCCCGAGCTCGTCAAGCTGCACGGCAAGAAGTTCGATCCGGGCGACCGCGTCGAGTCGGTCACCAACTCCCCCGGCTTCGTCGTGATGAAGAGCCCCTTCGCCTTCAAGCAGCATGGCGAGAGCGGGCGCTGGGTGAGCAGCGTCTTTCCGAACATGGCCACCTGCGTCGACGACATGGCCTTTCTCATGTCGATGGTCAGCAAGACTAACGTCCACGGGCCGGCCAGCTACTTGCAGAACACCGGCTTCGTGCTCCCCGGCTTTCCCTGCCTGGGATCGTGGGTCTCGTACGCATTGGGAAGCGAGACCGACAACCTGCCTGCCTTCGTCGTGCTCCCCGATCCGCGCGGCTATCCCTACAATAACCAGGGAAATTTCTCGTCGGCCTTTTTGCCGGTCGTCCATCAGGGCACGATCATCAAGGCTACGGCCCCCAACCCCATCGCCGATCTCTTTCCGCCCGCCACCGCCGGCTACATCACACCCGAGAGCGAGAGCGCCGGGCTCGACGTGCTCGAGCGGCTCAATCGGCGTCACCTGGCGGCGAACCCGGGCGACTCGCGTCTCGAGGCCCGCATCGCCTCGTACGAGCTGGCCGCCAAGATGCAGTTGAGTGCCCCCGAAGTGCTCGACATCTCCGAGGAATCTGCCGCCACGCAGCGTCTCTACGGCATCGGCGACAAGCGCACGAACACCTTCGGCACGAACTGCCTCATCGCCCGGCGGCTGCTCGAGCGGGGCGTTCGTTTCGTCCAGGTCTGGAGCGGCGCCGGCGGCCCGAAAGACAACTGGGACAACCACACCGACATCCAGGCCGAGTTGCCCCCCATCGCGGCGAGCGTCGACCGCCCGACGGCGGCCCTGCTCAAGGACCTCAAGGCGCTCGGCATGTTCGAGGACACGCTCCTCATCTGGACCACCGAGTTCGGCCGCATGCCCTTCAGCCAGGGGAGCGCCGGCCGCGACCACAACGGCGGCACCTTCG
This genomic window from Pirellulales bacterium contains:
- a CDS encoding DUF1501 domain-containing protein, with translation MRRIEATPHPSRRDFLWNVGGGLGGIALGHMLAEQSLLADTPQPRADLNGGLHHRAKVKRIVQLFMNGGASPPDTFDYKPELVKLHGKKFDPGDRVESVTNSPGFVVMKSPFAFKQHGESGRWVSSVFPNMATCVDDMAFLMSMVSKTNVHGPASYLQNTGFVLPGFPCLGSWVSYALGSETDNLPAFVVLPDPRGYPYNNQGNFSSAFLPVVHQGTIIKATAPNPIADLFPPATAGYITPESESAGLDVLERLNRRHLAANPGDSRLEARIASYELAAKMQLSAPEVLDISEESAATQRLYGIGDKRTNTFGTNCLIARRLLERGVRFVQVWSGAGGPKDNWDNHTDIQAELPPIAASVDRPTAALLKDLKALGMFEDTLLIWTTEFGRMPFSQGSAGRDHNGGTFVTWLAGAGIKPGVAYGQSDPWAWKSLEPTYGYDLHATILHLLGIDHTRLTFRHNGSNRRLTDVHGHVIEPILA